A genomic region of Desulfosarcina ovata subsp. ovata contains the following coding sequences:
- a CDS encoding PAS domain S-box protein — protein sequence MREDARMTMVLSAILLLAGFGGFVSLFWMYSYRSTRRSLLDTSAFAEKLVAHLPVGLIATDQEERVTFFNSAAETITGLSAVDATGSTVDAILPDQWHALEQALDRSKAITEQENECTFPNGRSVPLSISATRINNIMKTEKNHEQGQTHPHPDR from the coding sequence ATGCGGGAAGACGCGCGCATGACCATGGTTCTGTCGGCAATCCTGCTGCTGGCGGGGTTCGGTGGGTTCGTTTCCCTGTTCTGGATGTACAGTTACCGGTCGACCCGGCGGTCGCTGCTGGACACCAGCGCGTTTGCCGAAAAACTGGTCGCGCATCTGCCGGTCGGTCTCATCGCCACCGACCAGGAAGAGCGAGTCACCTTCTTCAATTCAGCCGCCGAAACCATCACCGGCCTATCGGCCGTCGACGCCACAGGCAGCACCGTCGATGCGATTCTGCCCGATCAATGGCACGCGCTCGAACAGGCGCTCGACCGCAGCAAAGCCATTACCGAACAGGAAAACGAATGCACCTTCCCCAATGGCCGGAGTGTGCCGCTGAGTATCAGCGCCACCCGCATCAACAACATAATGAAGACTGAGAAAAACCATGAACAAGGACAGACCCATCCGCATCCTGATCGTTGA
- a CDS encoding periplasmic heavy metal sensor, giving the protein MGPGYGGHMMGYRHGPYMHDDDDWGNLPKEQANKLEAAQERFYNETRGLRRAIDDKQFALNSELNKESPDNDKAMALQSEISKLQNDFDQKALEHQIEVRKIVPDAYAAARGYGNGYCW; this is encoded by the coding sequence ATGGGGCCCGGCTATGGCGGCCACATGATGGGCTACAGGCATGGACCGTACATGCATGACGACGATGATTGGGGCAATCTGCCCAAGGAACAGGCCAACAAACTCGAAGCCGCCCAGGAACGGTTTTATAACGAAACGCGTGGCCTGCGCCGGGCAATCGACGACAAGCAGTTCGCCTTGAACAGTGAATTGAACAAGGAGAGCCCCGACAATGACAAGGCGATGGCGCTGCAAAGCGAGATTTCCAAACTGCAGAACGACTTTGACCAGAAAGCCCTGGAGCATCAGATCGAGGTCCGCAAGATCGTGCCGGACGCCTACGCCGCCGCCCGGGGATATGGCAACGGGTACTGCTGGTAG
- a CDS encoding SHOCT domain-containing protein — protein sequence MNRKTSTLMSLGISVALIAGAIWFLYDQHRSFGYGGWYMPHQTMMGGGHGGGYMGIFMILFWVVVIAAIALVVSGAISGRSSSPSERPPVLPNALEVLKRRYASGEITWGELEDKDKFNRLLPGRKRLMDTVRMIAYRSETAMATMLLGPTVDMADARRLLQGLFVTDADLLPDMENNRLLVRIHNASTPADNRSIASLLEELNKAEINFPGSNMQLTYELVNSDV from the coding sequence ATGAACAGAAAAACCAGCACACTGATGAGCCTGGGCATCTCCGTTGCTCTCATTGCCGGGGCCATCTGGTTTCTCTACGATCAGCACCGCTCGTTCGGCTATGGTGGATGGTATATGCCGCACCAAACGATGATGGGTGGCGGCCATGGAGGTGGCTATATGGGAATTTTCATGATTCTATTCTGGGTGGTCGTTATCGCAGCCATTGCACTGGTCGTTTCTGGTGCCATCTCCGGCCGATCGTCTTCTCCCAGTGAACGCCCGCCGGTGCTTCCCAATGCCCTGGAGGTGTTGAAACGCCGGTATGCCAGTGGAGAAATCACCTGGGGGGAACTGGAGGACAAGGATAAGTTCAATCGGCTTCTTCCAGGTCGCAAGCGATTAATGGACACCGTGCGCATGATCGCCTATCGGTCGGAGACGGCCATGGCGACAATGTTGCTCGGCCCAACGGTGGATATGGCCGATGCCAGGCGGCTGTTGCAAGGGCTGTTCGTCACCGATGCCGACCTATTGCCCGATATGGAAAACAACCGTTTGCTCGTTCGGATTCACAATGCTTCGACGCCGGCGGACAATCGATCAATCGCCTCACTTTTAGAAGAACTCAACAAGGCTGAGATCAATTTTCCCGGAAGTAATATGCAACTCACCTATGAACTAGTAAACAGTGATGTTTGA
- a CDS encoding EAL domain-containing protein produces the protein MDSNIHYQPIWVRGAYGPDASSVLSHLGPVENLIHQSVEKFYDFLMEIPDAKAVLDNLTPKEFEHLRLAQSEYMGSVLHPELSPESHKVMAGRAGRRHFCSGVSTDVLTEASVMYLDIAVVIADGDPNAEKLKDIITRRFQYDLINQIEMYTQVQQNRLSVHQKIVQQRQTANTLDFIQDTLEILIKSLNEDIMGVAVGSVKNGNYRHLLAKGQVPYDATDLTLPDYPTVTVPDIQQAWFREQPIIVNKLDQYPHWRTECKSMGIRSLGQFLMHDLQGAPIALLMVCESFPGYFLNESTRHYWQQIADLIGVNLDFIEKSRIKRRHRLADGLRFRRLLAQEKVEMHYQPIVDPSSGRTIKAEALGRLRDGDEIISPGKFLSAFGSNQLRDLFDIGLTRVMDDISSFSDPSLVCSINLPPEAMNDTEWLKALPEQFERLGARPDRIGLEIVESALSDEKKVQHALFTLKEAGFSILLDDVGTGESSLLRLATLPVTGIKIDQRFVRSIRENFEYLDLILSLWSLATQRGLECVAEGVENEDIVDCLGSIGGFLLQGYAYAKPMPAKAMADWILTHADNQPLHDFPRSLYGWYSLHVARCISIRNAVPTASDLLDIEQLKDSKRCFMHTLPPGVKSDGNIEKAHEKWHKDYFRFATMIQAGRNAADLWAEMETSKQELRSLVERKVRTPYLREK, from the coding sequence ATGGATAGCAACATTCATTATCAGCCGATCTGGGTCCGAGGCGCTTATGGTCCTGATGCCTCCTCAGTTTTATCCCATCTCGGGCCAGTGGAGAATCTCATCCACCAGTCTGTCGAAAAATTCTACGACTTCCTTATGGAGATACCTGACGCAAAAGCGGTATTAGATAACCTGACGCCCAAAGAGTTTGAGCATTTGCGTCTCGCTCAAAGCGAATACATGGGTTCTGTTTTACACCCGGAACTCAGCCCGGAAAGCCATAAAGTTATGGCCGGCAGGGCCGGGAGGCGCCATTTCTGCTCCGGCGTATCTACGGATGTGCTTACGGAAGCCTCTGTTATGTATCTGGATATCGCAGTGGTCATAGCCGACGGCGATCCGAATGCAGAAAAACTCAAGGATATAATAACACGCCGCTTTCAATACGATCTCATCAATCAAATCGAGATGTATACCCAGGTTCAGCAAAATCGCTTGTCTGTTCATCAAAAAATCGTACAACAACGACAGACGGCAAATACGCTGGATTTCATTCAGGACACCCTTGAAATCCTGATAAAATCATTAAATGAGGATATAATGGGCGTTGCTGTGGGCAGTGTAAAAAATGGCAACTACCGCCACTTGTTGGCCAAGGGCCAGGTACCCTATGACGCAACGGATTTAACCCTGCCGGATTATCCAACCGTCACTGTGCCTGACATTCAACAGGCATGGTTCCGCGAACAGCCAATTATCGTCAACAAATTAGATCAATACCCGCATTGGCGAACCGAATGCAAAAGCATGGGGATTCGTTCGCTTGGACAGTTTTTGATGCATGACCTTCAAGGTGCCCCGATAGCACTTCTCATGGTTTGTGAGAGCTTCCCCGGCTATTTTCTGAATGAGAGCACCCGCCATTATTGGCAGCAAATTGCCGATCTGATCGGAGTGAACCTCGATTTCATAGAAAAATCTCGTATCAAACGCCGGCATCGCTTGGCGGACGGATTACGCTTTCGGCGGCTGTTGGCCCAAGAAAAAGTGGAGATGCACTATCAGCCCATAGTTGATCCAAGCAGCGGCCGCACCATAAAAGCCGAAGCGTTAGGCCGATTAAGGGATGGCGATGAGATCATTTCACCAGGCAAGTTCCTTTCCGCTTTCGGTTCGAATCAGTTGCGGGATCTGTTTGATATCGGGCTTACACGGGTGATGGACGATATTTCCTCATTTTCCGACCCATCTCTGGTTTGCAGCATCAACCTTCCTCCCGAGGCTATGAACGATACCGAGTGGCTGAAGGCGCTACCGGAACAATTTGAGAGATTGGGGGCACGTCCGGACCGAATTGGCCTGGAAATTGTCGAATCGGCGCTTTCGGACGAGAAAAAGGTGCAACATGCCCTTTTCACACTAAAAGAAGCCGGCTTTTCGATTTTGTTAGACGATGTCGGGACGGGTGAATCTTCATTGTTGCGGCTTGCAACATTGCCGGTGACCGGGATTAAAATCGATCAACGCTTCGTTCGTTCGATTCGGGAAAATTTTGAATATTTGGATTTGATCCTGTCTTTATGGTCGCTTGCAACTCAACGGGGCCTCGAATGTGTTGCCGAAGGCGTTGAAAACGAGGACATCGTCGATTGCCTCGGAAGCATCGGCGGTTTTTTGCTCCAAGGCTATGCATACGCCAAACCCATGCCGGCCAAGGCCATGGCGGATTGGATCTTAACTCACGCTGATAATCAACCGCTCCATGATTTCCCACGTTCCCTATATGGGTGGTACAGTCTCCACGTTGCGAGGTGCATCAGTATAAGGAACGCCGTGCCTACCGCCTCTGATTTACTCGACATTGAACAACTCAAGGATTCCAAACGCTGTTTTATGCATACCCTTCCTCCGGGAGTCAAATCTGACGGAAATATTGAGAAGGCGCATGAGAAATGGCACAAAGACTACTTCCGTTTTGCCACGATGATACAAGCGGGAAGAAATGCTGCTGACCTTTGGGCGGAAATGGAAACATCCAAGCAAGAACTGCGTTCATTGGTTGAGCGTAAGGTCAGAACGCCTTACCTCCGTGAAAAATAA
- the thiW gene encoding energy coupling factor transporter S component ThiW has translation MTTNSLSPVNASQRSRKTAYAVVLVAIGVALAPYTAFPIGIAKVNPTQHLINVMAAVLLGPWWAVLTAMVIGILRNAMGLGTLLAFPGGMIGACLAGIAYRLMRRTWAAAAGEVIGTGLIAPVVSALFVAPVLMGKAIPLLALVPSFVCSTVIGALLGVLALRLLKRTGSIDF, from the coding sequence ATGACAACCAACAGCCTGTCTCCCGTGAATGCGTCCCAAAGAAGCCGCAAAACCGCTTATGCCGTCGTACTGGTGGCCATTGGCGTGGCCCTGGCCCCCTACACCGCTTTTCCCATCGGCATCGCCAAAGTCAATCCCACGCAACACCTGATTAATGTGATGGCCGCCGTGCTGTTGGGGCCGTGGTGGGCCGTCCTGACGGCCATGGTGATCGGGATCCTGCGCAACGCCATGGGGCTCGGTACCCTGCTGGCCTTTCCCGGAGGGATGATCGGCGCCTGTCTGGCCGGCATCGCTTACCGGCTCATGCGCCGGACCTGGGCGGCGGCCGCCGGTGAAGTCATCGGTACCGGTCTGATCGCGCCGGTGGTCAGCGCGCTTTTCGTCGCTCCGGTGCTCATGGGAAAAGCGATCCCGCTCTTGGCCCTGGTGCCATCCTTCGTCTGCAGCACCGTTATCGGCGCGCTTCTGGGCGTGCTGGCCCTGCGCCTGCTCAAGCGGACCGGCAGCATCGATTTCTAA